Proteins encoded by one window of Cloeon dipterum chromosome 2, ieCloDipt1.1, whole genome shotgun sequence:
- the LOC135936443 gene encoding proton channel OtopLc-like isoform X1 — MRGSHLNSRTEKYLDDISPPQPHFSTTGVLVQMQAGGCGSREYLFGRQHVTSIAHNPLQTSRSVSSLSFESCSSRDEPSSTSNEEKTRIFRGYLAMILSCVYAVFIVTLGLVIYISDVVLVNTSMAEMYGIYLVAFGLAWFIYLYNDIRRYLKNARKDFALQQRRNETGVQWSRKSVSVPHYCFNQGRHSGSFYLKIGAAGFCFGHLIHSLLLFGYQVSYLTSSEPHVNKCASIPTLVLDILYPTYSFVQLFFIFKYSNVIINHCTELARFALMHCIASSLCFWVWTILRETVDSLSHLHHNRASAIQNLMPVLHEERSEALHYPITPLPITSKGAQDLVKFLNDTSFLHDHCRGARTLSDNFENFSPYLYPFTIEYSILVVGVLFIMWQNIGRCCGHSMTGRPCWPTCRQLPSGYDADFTSNVVLHADCHSANKGLFAGLIVLVGSAVSIILFFVAMADRAFVATGLFVNAVTELSLLVMMTVAVAVAYRQMTRLDVNKHAVSLLDDLLLFICIPAFFLYAIFSIMPAVHSKSYISIATTVLQVIQVLLQTPFIIDGLRRCSNSRALRYQKPGRELVTFLVVCNVAMWIIETFEIKSQDARDDRFHFYGSVLWTMLSHMTLPLTMFYRFHSSVCLVDIWKSAYEPAEAETQRF; from the exons ATGCGAGGCTCTCATCTCAACTCCCGCACAGAAAAGTACCTCGATGACATATCTCCTCCGCAGCCGCATTTCA gcaCGACCGGAGTTTTGGTTCAAATGCAAGCAGGAGGTTGTGGCAGCAGGGAATACCTTTTTGGCCGTCAACACGTCACCAGCATTGCTCATAACCCTTTGCAAACCTCTCGTTCAGTTTCTTCCTTGAGTTTTGAAAGCTGCAGTAGTAGAGATGAACCATCGTCCACAAGTAATGAGGAAAAGACTAGAATATTCAG AGGATACTTGGCTATGATCTTGAGCTGCGTTTATGCAGTTTTTATTGTAACTCTGGGACTTGTCATCTACATTAGCGATGTTGTCTTGGTTAACACGTCAATGGCAGAG ATGTATGGAATCTATCTCGTTGCATTTGGTCTCGCGTGGTTCATCTACCTGTATAACGATATTCGACGCTACTTGAAAAACGCGAGGAAAGATTTCGCTTTGCAGCAAAGGAGGAATG AAACAGGGGTGCAGTGGAGTAGAAAAAGCGTCTCTGTACCACACTATTGCTTCAATCAAGGTCGCCACTCAGGAAGTTTCTATCTCAAGATTGGTGCTGCCG GTTTCTGCTTTGGCCACTTGATCCACAGCTTACTTCTATTCGGCTACCAGGTGTCTTACCTCACGTCGTCTGAGCCGCATGTGAACAAATGCGCCAGCATTCCAACACTTGTTCTGGATATTCTATATCCTACCTATTCATTTGTACaactgtttttcattttcaaatactCCAAC GTGATCATTAACCACTGCACAGAGCTGGCAAGATTTGCCCTGATGCACTGCATAGCCTCCAGCCTCTGTTTTTGGGTCTGGACCATTTTGAGGGAGACGGTCGACTCGCTGAGCCACCTTCACCACAACCGCGCCTCAGCGATCCAAAATCTCATGCCGGTGCTGCACGAGGAGCGATCTGAGGCGCTTCATTATCCTATTACGCCATTGCCCATTACGTCGA AAGGTGCACAGGATCTCGTTAAGTTTTTAAACGATACGTCTTTTCTGCATGACCACTGCAGAGGAGCAAGAACACTTTCAGACAACTTTGAGAATTTTTCCCCCTATCTCTACCCTTTCACCATTGAATATTCCATACTCGTTG TCGGTGTTCTCTTCATCATGTGGCAAAATATTGGTCGGTGTTGCGGTCACAGCATGACCGGAAGGCCTTGTTGGCCAACCTGCCGACAACTGCCCTCGGGCTACGACGCCGACTTCACCAGCAACGTGGTGTTGCACGCGGATTGCCACTCGGCCAACAAAGGTCTCTTTGCTGGGCTCATTGTGCTCGTGGGCTCAGCTGTCTCCATCATTCTCTTCTTTGTGGCCATGGCGGACCGGGCCTTCGTCGCCACTGGCCTCTTCGTTAACGCAGTGACAGAGCTGAGCCTGCTGGTGATGATGACAGTGGCCGTGGCCGTCGCGTATCGACAAATGACCCGCCTAGACGTCAACAAGCACGCCGTCTCTCTGCTCGACGATCTCCTCCTTTTCATCTGCATCCCTGCCTTTTTCCTCTATGCAATATTCAGTATCATGCCTGCGGTTCATAGCAAGAGTTACATATCAATCGCAACAACAGTTCTGCAG GTTATTCAAGTGTTGCTGCAAACTCCTTTCATCATCGACGGCTTGCGTCGGTGCAGCAACTCCCGCGCACTGCGATACCAAAAGCCGGGTCGCGAATTGGTGACCTTTCTCGTCGTGTGCAACGTAGCGATGTGGATCATTGAAACCTTCGAGATCAAATCGCAAGACGCGCGTGACGACCGCTTCCATTTTTACGGCAGCGTACTGTGGACAATGCTGAGCCACATGACATTGCCCCTCACAATGTTTTACAGATTTCATTCTTCTGTTTGTCTGGTTGACATTTGGAAGTCTGCCTACGAGCCTGCAGAAGCAGAAACCCAAAGATTTTGA
- the LOC135936444 gene encoding uncharacterized protein LOC135936444, with product MASAARLAALAFAAIFLNSVAGHSKENWDNVLADRIVFAVDTSASMMMDDLHTKMRQAISVWTKYLSPSSSSIGISQLKLKEGFWMKNMSGSSLKSMLPDEEFSKSACLFCGIGEAAKMLQDANAKDLVVLLMEERADDMPHDTAQFTIQSVQPKFRIFSIALTEKSDADLDELSNATHGGSDFVPNPTFSRLLMTFASLPVAKNYSIITTKECEKDASCPVEFELDETAENPQSVLQVFMCPTTKSNSSIKLEYDLMNVQLDEGDSVRTLDAELDLETGCWVYQQTNPLAGIWQLKVGAENNTVSVVVFLLSEDYHKLNCYVTRESGVVHVKAQIEPPVENLDRFDISYAAETGNRIFEAVSLEMDAPGHYTACMRPTNEIGRHAISCKAVKTGVQLLQSQAHSASIETWPPNGNICTSRGKTTTAAFTEKEPIFVTANSEEKSSSLKTTEVTEVTVTEVIGTATSLLDPQVVHDRININSTSGEVEEEVSSVGSTAQMIIFVVGAIIIGEIVFILVRCRKKTRKAERERAQVAYPVDPKVNPERRYQKVRSVEAEETV from the exons ATGGCATCTGCGGCTCGGCTCGCAGCTCTCGCGTTTGCCGCGATTTTTCTTAACTCCGTAGCGGGTCACTCAAAAGAGAATTGGGACAATGTCCTGGCAGATCGGATTGTCTTCGCCGTGGACACCTCCGCGTCAATGATGATGGAC GACCTACATACAAAAATGAGGCAGGCAATCTCAGTTTGGACGAAATATCTCTCTCCATCGAGCTCATCAATTGGCATCTCTCAACTTAA ATTAAAAGAGGGGTTTTGGATGAAAAACATGTCTGGGTCCAGTCTGAAGTCCATGTTGCCCGACGAGGAGTTTTCCAAAAGCGCGTGCCTCTTTTGCGGCATAGGCGAGGCAGCCAAA atgCTACAGGATGCAAATGCCAAAGACTTGGTCGTTTTATTGATGGAAGAACGAGCCGACGATATGCCACATGACACAGCGCAATTCACGATACAGAGCGTTCAACCGAAGTTCAGAATTTTCTCCATCGCTTTgac GGAAAAATCTGATGCTGACTTGGATGAGCTGTCGAACGCAACGCACGGTGGCAGTGACTTCGTGCCAAACCCAACTTTCTCGAGGCTTTTAATGACATTCGCGTCACTTCCCGTTGCCAAGAATTACTCCATT ATCACAACTAAGGAATGCGAAAAGGATGCCTCTTGTCCGGTTGAATTTGAGCTTGATGAAACAGCGGAAAATCCTCAGAGCGTTCTTCAAGTTTTTATGTGCCCCACCACCAAAAGCAACTCGTCCATAAAATTGGAGTACGACTTAATGAATGTCCAGCTTGATGAGGGAGACAGTGTCCGGACTCTTGACGCAGAACTCGATTTGGAAACTGGCTGCTGGGTGTACCAGCAAACTAATCCACTT GCTGGTATATGGCAGCTGAAGGTTGGAGCTGAAAACAACACTGTATCCGTGGTTGTATTTTTGCTGAGTGAAGATTACCATAAGCTTAACTGTTATGTGACGAGGGAGTCGGGAGTTGTGCACGTAAAAGCTCAAATCGAGCCTCCAGTGGAAAATCTCGACCGTTTTGATATATC ttatgcTGCTGAAACGGGAAACCGGATTTTTGAAGCAGTTTCCCTGGAAATGGACGCGCCTGGTCATTATACTGCGTGCATGAGGCCGACCAATGAAATCGGGAGGCACGCAATCTCTTGCAAGGCGGTCAAAACAGGAGTTCAATTGCTACAATCGCAAGCACATTCCGCTTCA attgaaaCTTGGCCTCCAAATGGAAACATATGCACCTCTAGAGGGAAAACAACAACGGCAGCTTTTACAGAAAAAGAACCAATTTTTGTCACAGCTAATAGTGAAGAAAAATCATCGTCACTCAAAACAACTGAAGTTACGGAAGTTACCGTGACTGAGGTGATTGGAACTGCAACTTCATTGCTTGATCCACAAGTAGTGCACGACAGAATCAATATCAACTCCACAAGCGGGGAAGTGGAGGAAGAAGTGAGCAGCGTTGGGTCGACCGCGCAAATGATCATTTTTGTTGTTGGAGCGATAATAATTGGGGAAATAGTTTTCATATTAGTTCGTTGTCGGAAGAAAACTCGTAAAGCGGAGAGAGAACGTGCTCAGGTTGCGTACCCTGTCGACCCAAAGGTCAACCCCGAGCGCAGATACCAGAAGGTGAGGAGCGTTGAAGCTGAGGAGACTGTTTAA
- the LOC135936443 gene encoding proton channel OtopLc-like isoform X2, with protein MRGSHLNSRTEKYLDDISPPQPHFSTTGVLVQMQAGGCGSREYLFGRQHVTSIAHNPLQTSRSVSSLSFESCSSRDEPSSTSNEEKTRIFRGYLAMILSCVYAVFIVTLGLVIYISDVVLVNTSMAEMYGIYLVAFGLAWFIYLYNDIRRYLKNARKDFALQQRRNGVQWSRKSVSVPHYCFNQGRHSGSFYLKIGAAGFCFGHLIHSLLLFGYQVSYLTSSEPHVNKCASIPTLVLDILYPTYSFVQLFFIFKYSNVIINHCTELARFALMHCIASSLCFWVWTILRETVDSLSHLHHNRASAIQNLMPVLHEERSEALHYPITPLPITSKGAQDLVKFLNDTSFLHDHCRGARTLSDNFENFSPYLYPFTIEYSILVVGVLFIMWQNIGRCCGHSMTGRPCWPTCRQLPSGYDADFTSNVVLHADCHSANKGLFAGLIVLVGSAVSIILFFVAMADRAFVATGLFVNAVTELSLLVMMTVAVAVAYRQMTRLDVNKHAVSLLDDLLLFICIPAFFLYAIFSIMPAVHSKSYISIATTVLQVIQVLLQTPFIIDGLRRCSNSRALRYQKPGRELVTFLVVCNVAMWIIETFEIKSQDARDDRFHFYGSVLWTMLSHMTLPLTMFYRFHSSVCLVDIWKSAYEPAEAETQRF; from the exons ATGCGAGGCTCTCATCTCAACTCCCGCACAGAAAAGTACCTCGATGACATATCTCCTCCGCAGCCGCATTTCA gcaCGACCGGAGTTTTGGTTCAAATGCAAGCAGGAGGTTGTGGCAGCAGGGAATACCTTTTTGGCCGTCAACACGTCACCAGCATTGCTCATAACCCTTTGCAAACCTCTCGTTCAGTTTCTTCCTTGAGTTTTGAAAGCTGCAGTAGTAGAGATGAACCATCGTCCACAAGTAATGAGGAAAAGACTAGAATATTCAG AGGATACTTGGCTATGATCTTGAGCTGCGTTTATGCAGTTTTTATTGTAACTCTGGGACTTGTCATCTACATTAGCGATGTTGTCTTGGTTAACACGTCAATGGCAGAG ATGTATGGAATCTATCTCGTTGCATTTGGTCTCGCGTGGTTCATCTACCTGTATAACGATATTCGACGCTACTTGAAAAACGCGAGGAAAGATTTCGCTTTGCAGCAAAGGAGGAATG GGGTGCAGTGGAGTAGAAAAAGCGTCTCTGTACCACACTATTGCTTCAATCAAGGTCGCCACTCAGGAAGTTTCTATCTCAAGATTGGTGCTGCCG GTTTCTGCTTTGGCCACTTGATCCACAGCTTACTTCTATTCGGCTACCAGGTGTCTTACCTCACGTCGTCTGAGCCGCATGTGAACAAATGCGCCAGCATTCCAACACTTGTTCTGGATATTCTATATCCTACCTATTCATTTGTACaactgtttttcattttcaaatactCCAAC GTGATCATTAACCACTGCACAGAGCTGGCAAGATTTGCCCTGATGCACTGCATAGCCTCCAGCCTCTGTTTTTGGGTCTGGACCATTTTGAGGGAGACGGTCGACTCGCTGAGCCACCTTCACCACAACCGCGCCTCAGCGATCCAAAATCTCATGCCGGTGCTGCACGAGGAGCGATCTGAGGCGCTTCATTATCCTATTACGCCATTGCCCATTACGTCGA AAGGTGCACAGGATCTCGTTAAGTTTTTAAACGATACGTCTTTTCTGCATGACCACTGCAGAGGAGCAAGAACACTTTCAGACAACTTTGAGAATTTTTCCCCCTATCTCTACCCTTTCACCATTGAATATTCCATACTCGTTG TCGGTGTTCTCTTCATCATGTGGCAAAATATTGGTCGGTGTTGCGGTCACAGCATGACCGGAAGGCCTTGTTGGCCAACCTGCCGACAACTGCCCTCGGGCTACGACGCCGACTTCACCAGCAACGTGGTGTTGCACGCGGATTGCCACTCGGCCAACAAAGGTCTCTTTGCTGGGCTCATTGTGCTCGTGGGCTCAGCTGTCTCCATCATTCTCTTCTTTGTGGCCATGGCGGACCGGGCCTTCGTCGCCACTGGCCTCTTCGTTAACGCAGTGACAGAGCTGAGCCTGCTGGTGATGATGACAGTGGCCGTGGCCGTCGCGTATCGACAAATGACCCGCCTAGACGTCAACAAGCACGCCGTCTCTCTGCTCGACGATCTCCTCCTTTTCATCTGCATCCCTGCCTTTTTCCTCTATGCAATATTCAGTATCATGCCTGCGGTTCATAGCAAGAGTTACATATCAATCGCAACAACAGTTCTGCAG GTTATTCAAGTGTTGCTGCAAACTCCTTTCATCATCGACGGCTTGCGTCGGTGCAGCAACTCCCGCGCACTGCGATACCAAAAGCCGGGTCGCGAATTGGTGACCTTTCTCGTCGTGTGCAACGTAGCGATGTGGATCATTGAAACCTTCGAGATCAAATCGCAAGACGCGCGTGACGACCGCTTCCATTTTTACGGCAGCGTACTGTGGACAATGCTGAGCCACATGACATTGCCCCTCACAATGTTTTACAGATTTCATTCTTCTGTTTGTCTGGTTGACATTTGGAAGTCTGCCTACGAGCCTGCAGAAGCAGAAACCCAAAGATTTTGA